Proteins encoded by one window of Flagellimonas lutaonensis:
- a CDS encoding ABC transporter permease, with translation MVRLLQIEFIKLWNNRASKILIVSYFLILTSIALIAAIKFDIGPVKFHLADIGIFNFPYIWHFNTYVTAFFKLFLAIVIVSMMANEYSNKTIKQNLIDGLSKKEFILSKFLTVISFAFISTVFVFVVSLILGLVYSDYNEISIIFSDLEFVAAFFFKLVGFFSFCLFLGILVKRSAFALGFLILWQILEGIIRGLLRWKVFDGPTTETVMGFFPLQSMYNLIKEPATRLEAVQTVADQVGESIALNYRVHWYEILIVLGWTAIFIYLSYALLKKRDL, from the coding sequence ATGGTACGACTTTTACAGATAGAATTCATAAAGCTTTGGAACAACAGGGCCAGCAAGATATTGATCGTTTCTTACTTTCTTATCCTGACCTCAATTGCCCTGATCGCAGCCATCAAGTTCGATATTGGCCCCGTTAAATTCCATTTGGCAGATATAGGCATCTTCAATTTTCCGTATATCTGGCACTTCAACACCTATGTGACCGCTTTTTTTAAGCTGTTTTTGGCAATTGTCATTGTTTCGATGATGGCCAATGAATACAGCAACAAGACCATCAAGCAAAACCTGATTGATGGACTTTCAAAAAAGGAATTCATTTTATCGAAGTTTCTCACCGTTATTTCGTTTGCGTTCATTTCAACGGTGTTCGTTTTTGTGGTTTCATTGATTTTGGGGTTGGTTTATTCCGATTACAATGAAATCTCGATCATATTCTCTGACTTGGAGTTTGTAGCGGCCTTCTTTTTTAAACTGGTAGGTTTTTTCTCATTTTGCCTATTCTTGGGGATTTTGGTAAAACGATCGGCCTTTGCCCTTGGTTTTTTGATTCTTTGGCAAATATTGGAGGGGATCATACGGGGTCTTTTGCGTTGGAAGGTCTTCGATGGCCCCACTACCGAGACCGTGATGGGTTTCTTTCCGTTACAGTCAATGTACAACCTTATAAAGGAGCCCGCAACCAGGCTCGAAGCCGTCCAGACCGTTGCGGATCAAGTCGGTGAGAGCATAGCGCTCAACTATCGTGTGCATTGGTACGAAATACTGATCGTGCTCGGCTGGACGGCCATTTTTATCTATTTATCCTATGCATTATTAAAAAAGCGTGATTTATAG
- a CDS encoding DUF11 domain-containing protein: MPPLRQGQNNAAIQQQAVYLSTPETTPFTVNVYQGTNPTPITSFTISNTSPAVYTLGNGNNNVTLVDDANTGVVLTNSGLRFESPSGENFYVNYRGRSGSQAASLTSKGRVAMGTRFKWGGVPNLGSHVSKSNTLGIMATEDNTTITLSGYDPDCEFRVGSNRAGITDDSYTITLDANESFVFETYIGNSPTMAHERGWIGASIVSDRDIVISNGSLNYGRQVGASNRDAGIDQPVPENRLGKEYVFVRGNGNANGWTEFPLIIATENNTQIFVNGSATPIATINDGEFFEIPSTYYSSNSVGANMYVETSKDVYAYQCMGGSTAAYTQGLNFVAPVNCLLPDTMDNIPNITDAAGVNITGGVTIIAATSTPDSSITVTDGSGTVTLPPSSPVIGTPDWKTFYLPSLTGNVSVQSTGPIAVGFFGFNGARGIAGYYSGFDTVPNINLQITGSNCLPGAVLEIASGETFDAYQWYGDGVLIPGATSASYTATTAGDYFLRVTRGPCSYDSNSIAVYYCDPDIVLNKTVDQNNVTDGTDVTFTITVENFWNDPVTNLVLTDILPNGLEFVSASTTTGSFNYPDWTLGTLNPGQLETLTLTAKTKMTNIYQSSQTYTNTVTNAQDQTDLNITTDNPRVNVTVNIIPPTTVITNRRITIRVNKN, encoded by the coding sequence TTGCCACCATTACGACAAGGACAGAACAATGCAGCGATTCAACAGCAGGCAGTATATTTGTCCACTCCCGAAACCACGCCCTTCACCGTAAATGTCTACCAAGGTACGAACCCGACACCGATTACCTCGTTCACCATTTCGAATACCAGTCCCGCGGTCTACACATTGGGCAACGGCAACAACAATGTAACATTGGTAGACGATGCCAATACTGGCGTGGTACTGACCAATAGTGGTCTTCGATTTGAATCTCCAAGTGGAGAAAACTTTTATGTAAACTACAGGGGGCGCTCTGGTTCACAAGCAGCATCATTGACTTCAAAGGGTCGTGTTGCCATGGGCACCCGGTTCAAATGGGGCGGGGTTCCCAACTTGGGCAGCCATGTTTCAAAATCGAATACCTTGGGTATTATGGCAACTGAAGACAATACCACCATTACGCTTTCGGGTTATGACCCGGACTGTGAATTTCGGGTGGGCAGCAATAGAGCCGGTATTACCGATGATTCGTACACCATTACATTGGATGCAAATGAGTCCTTTGTTTTTGAAACTTATATCGGCAACTCTCCGACCATGGCCCATGAAAGGGGTTGGATAGGCGCTTCCATCGTTTCTGATAGGGACATTGTTATCAGCAATGGATCATTGAACTATGGTCGCCAGGTCGGTGCAAGCAATAGGGATGCTGGAATTGACCAACCGGTACCCGAAAACAGGTTGGGAAAGGAATATGTTTTTGTGCGGGGAAATGGAAACGCCAATGGGTGGACAGAATTTCCATTGATAATCGCTACTGAAAACAATACACAAATTTTTGTGAATGGTTCTGCCACTCCAATAGCCACAATAAATGACGGCGAATTCTTTGAAATTCCAAGTACTTACTATTCTTCGAACTCGGTTGGGGCCAATATGTATGTAGAAACCTCAAAAGATGTGTATGCCTACCAATGTATGGGTGGGTCAACTGCTGCATATACACAAGGATTGAACTTTGTAGCCCCTGTCAATTGTTTGCTGCCAGATACCATGGACAATATTCCCAACATTACCGATGCCGCTGGGGTAAACATTACGGGAGGTGTAACCATAATTGCCGCCACCTCAACACCGGATAGCAGCATAACCGTAACGGATGGAAGTGGTACTGTTACCCTACCTCCTTCATCTCCGGTTATCGGCACTCCTGATTGGAAAACATTTTATCTTCCCAGCCTTACCGGAAACGTAAGCGTGCAGTCTACGGGACCCATTGCGGTTGGCTTTTTTGGTTTTAATGGGGCAAGAGGTATTGCAGGCTATTACTCTGGGTTTGATACGGTGCCGAACATCAATCTTCAAATAACCGGCAGTAATTGTTTGCCCGGAGCCGTCTTGGAAATTGCCAGCGGGGAAACCTTCGATGCCTATCAATGGTATGGTGACGGGGTACTGATTCCCGGGGCCACATCGGCCTCTTATACCGCCACAACTGCCGGCGATTACTTTTTAAGGGTGACTCGGGGGCCGTGCAGCTACGATTCCAATTCCATTGCTGTTTATTATTGTGACCCTGACATTGTATTGAACAAAACCGTAGATCAGAACAATGTTACCGATGGTACCGATGTAACTTTCACCATTACGGTGGAAAATTTTTGGAATGATCCCGTGACCAACTTAGTCTTGACCGACATACTTCCCAATGGTTTGGAGTTTGTTTCTGCTTCAACAACAACTGGTTCTTTCAATTATCCTGATTGGACCTTGGGCACGTTGAACCCTGGGCAATTGGAGACCCTGACACTGACTGCCAAAACTAAAATGACCAACATTTATCAAAGTTCCCAAACTTATACCAACACGGTAACAAATGCCCAAGACCAAACAGATTTGAATATTACCACTGACAATCCGAGGGTGAATGTTACTGTGAACATAATTCCGCCCACAACGGTAATCACAAACAGACGAATTACGATAAGGGTCAATAAAAACTAG
- a CDS encoding ABC transporter ATP-binding protein, translating into METILTVKNLTKKFGYLTAVKDLSFTIEKGNVYGILGPNGSGKSTTLGIILNVVNKTAGEFSWFDGNTSTHDALKKVGAIIERPNFYPYMSAVKNLKLVCKIKEVPEDKIQEKLELVGLWERRDSKFKTYSLGMKQRLAIASALLNDPEILILDEPTNGLDPAGIHQIREIIKKIASQGTTILLASHLLDEVEKVCSHVVILRKGEKLYSGPVDSMLASHGFFELKTAEMEKLQQLLENHASFGKISAENGTLTAYLKEEMNADELNKLLFEKGIVLSHLVKRRESLEEQFLALTKNN; encoded by the coding sequence TTGGAAACCATCCTCACAGTAAAAAACCTGACCAAAAAGTTTGGGTACCTTACCGCAGTCAAAGACCTGTCTTTTACCATTGAAAAAGGCAATGTCTATGGCATTCTTGGGCCCAATGGCAGCGGCAAATCGACCACTTTAGGCATTATCTTGAACGTGGTCAACAAAACGGCCGGTGAATTCAGCTGGTTCGACGGCAACACCTCAACGCACGACGCACTAAAAAAGGTGGGCGCCATTATCGAGAGGCCCAATTTTTATCCCTATATGTCGGCCGTTAAAAACCTTAAGCTTGTCTGTAAGATCAAGGAAGTACCCGAGGACAAAATTCAAGAAAAACTGGAGCTGGTGGGGCTTTGGGAACGGCGTGACAGCAAATTCAAGACCTATTCGTTGGGCATGAAACAACGCTTGGCCATCGCCTCTGCCCTATTGAACGACCCTGAGATATTGATACTCGATGAGCCCACCAATGGGCTCGATCCAGCGGGCATCCACCAGATTCGTGAGATTATCAAGAAAATTGCGTCCCAGGGCACCACTATTTTGCTGGCTTCGCACTTACTTGACGAGGTTGAAAAAGTCTGTAGCCATGTCGTCATACTGCGAAAGGGCGAGAAACTTTATTCCGGTCCGGTTGACAGCATGCTGGCCAGTCACGGCTTCTTTGAGCTAAAGACGGCCGAAATGGAAAAGCTGCAACAGTTGCTTGAAAATCATGCCAGTTTTGGCAAGATTTCGGCAGAGAACGGCACACTGACCGCCTATTTGAAGGAGGAAATGAATGCCGATGAGCTCAACAAGTTGCTGTTTGAAAAGGGCATTGTGCTGTCGCATTTGGTGAAACGGAGGGAAAGTCTGGAAGAACAATTCTTGGCACTGACAAAAAACAACTAG
- the sucC gene encoding ADP-forming succinate--CoA ligase subunit beta: MNLHEYQGKEILASFGVRVQRGIVAHNAKEAVDAAKQLTQETGTGWHVIKAQVHAGGRGKGGGVKLAKNLKEVEEIAGNIIGMNLVTPQTPPEGKKVHQVLVAEDVYYPGPSETSEFYMSVLLNRSKGRNMIMYSTEGGMDIEEVAEKTPHLIFTEEIDPATGLLPFQARKIAFNLGLSGTAFKEMVKFVTALYKAYEQSDASLFEINPVLKTSDDKIMAVDAKVSIDDNALFRRKQYAEMRDLREENPIEVEARAVGLNYVDLDGNVGCMVNGAGLAMATMDLIKMAGGEPANFLDVGGTADAKRVEEAFRIILKDPNVKAILINIFGGIVRCDRVAQGIVDAYKNMGDAIQVPIIVRLQGTNAELAKEIIDNSGLAVHSAVQFQEAADKVKELLS, translated from the coding sequence AAGGAAAAGAGATTTTGGCCAGTTTTGGCGTACGTGTTCAAAGGGGCATTGTTGCGCACAACGCCAAAGAGGCGGTTGACGCCGCAAAGCAGTTGACACAAGAGACCGGTACCGGCTGGCACGTTATCAAGGCACAGGTACATGCCGGAGGGCGCGGCAAGGGCGGCGGTGTTAAATTGGCAAAAAATCTCAAGGAAGTAGAAGAAATAGCAGGAAACATCATTGGTATGAACTTGGTGACGCCACAGACCCCGCCAGAGGGTAAAAAGGTGCACCAGGTCTTGGTTGCTGAAGATGTATACTATCCTGGCCCCAGTGAGACCAGTGAGTTTTATATGTCGGTCTTGTTGAACCGTTCAAAGGGGCGCAACATGATCATGTACTCGACCGAAGGAGGAATGGACATTGAAGAAGTGGCTGAAAAGACCCCCCATTTGATTTTTACGGAGGAAATCGACCCAGCGACGGGCCTTTTGCCATTTCAGGCCAGAAAGATAGCCTTCAACCTGGGACTTTCAGGTACGGCCTTCAAAGAAATGGTCAAGTTTGTCACGGCCCTTTACAAGGCATACGAGCAGAGCGATGCGAGTCTTTTCGAGATAAACCCGGTGCTGAAGACCTCTGACGATAAGATCATGGCGGTCGATGCAAAGGTTTCCATCGATGACAATGCCCTGTTCAGAAGAAAGCAATATGCCGAAATGCGCGACCTTCGTGAAGAAAACCCCATTGAGGTAGAGGCACGTGCCGTAGGCCTTAACTATGTGGATCTAGACGGAAACGTGGGCTGTATGGTCAATGGCGCGGGGCTTGCCATGGCCACCATGGACCTTATAAAAATGGCCGGTGGCGAACCCGCCAACTTTTTGGATGTCGGCGGTACGGCTGATGCAAAGAGGGTAGAGGAAGCGTTCCGGATCATTCTAAAGGACCCCAATGTCAAGGCGATTTTAATCAATATTTTTGGTGGAATCGTACGTTGTGACCGTGTTGCACAAGGTATTGTAGATGCATACAAAAATATGGGAGACGCCATTCAGGTGCCTATTATCGTAAGACTTCAAGGAACCAATGCCGAATTGGCCAAGGAGATAATCGACAATTCTGGTCTGGCGGTACACTCAGCTGTGCAGTTTCAAGAGGCTGCCGATAAAGTCAAAGAACTACTGTCGTAG
- a CDS encoding Hsp20/alpha crystallin family protein: MSLVKTNRVLFPAFMNEFFKPDWLGGVENVNTDLPAVNIKENEKDFELELAMPGMKKDDFNIEVEDGVLTISSEVNREDETKEENYTRKEFSYSSFRRSFTLPESVNEDNINATYVDGILRLTLPKKEEALPKPKRMIDIA; this comes from the coding sequence ATGAGCCTAGTAAAAACCAATAGAGTTCTTTTCCCTGCCTTTATGAACGAATTTTTCAAACCCGATTGGTTGGGAGGCGTGGAAAACGTAAACACAGATCTTCCTGCTGTGAACATTAAGGAGAACGAAAAAGATTTTGAACTTGAACTGGCCATGCCAGGTATGAAAAAAGACGACTTTAACATTGAGGTAGAAGATGGTGTGTTGACCATTTCGTCAGAGGTGAACAGAGAAGATGAGACAAAAGAAGAAAATTATACCAGAAAGGAATTTTCTTATTCTTCGTTTAGGCGTTCTTTCACTCTACCAGAAAGTGTTAATGAAGACAATATCAATGCCACTTACGTTGATGGTATTTTAAGGTTGACCCTTCCAAAGAAGGAAGAAGCCTTGCCAAAGCCAAAACGAATGATTGATATTGCCTAA
- the uvrB gene encoding excinuclease ABC subunit UvrB encodes MKFKVVAEFSPTGDQPQAIKQLVEGIESGVEHQTLLGVTGSGKTFTVANVIEKVQRPTLVLAHNKTLAAQLYSEFKQFFPDNAIEYFVSYYDYYQPEAYIPTSGTYIEKDLSINEDIEKMRLSTTSSLLSGRRDVLVVASVSCLYGIGNPVEFQKNVISIHRDQVIPRTKFLKLLVQSLYSRTTADFKNGNFRVKGDVVDVFPGYADHAFRIHFFGDEIEEIEALDPFNNNVIEVYDHLNIYPANMFVTSPDVLQNAIHQIQDDLVKQVNYFKEIGRPLEAKRLEERTNFDLEMIRELGYCSGIENYSRYLDGREPGTRPFCLLDYFPKDYLMVIDESHVTIPQVHAMYGGDRSRKENLVDYGFRLPAALDNRPLKFEEFEALQNQVIYVSATPADYELQLSQGIYVEQVIRPTGLLDPEIEVRPSQNQIDDLVEEIQKRVELDERVLVTTLTKRMAEELTKYLTRIDVRCRYIHSDVDTLERVEIMQDLRKGLFDVLIGVNLLREGLDLPEVSLVAILDADKEGFLRSNRSLIQTVGRAARHLNGKAIMYADTITESMQKTIDETNYRREKQMAYNTEHGITPTALNKSLDNALAKNSVSTYHFEKEELRAAEPDLAYLTPTQREKLIRDKRRAMEKAAKELNFMEAAKLRDEIKMLQEQE; translated from the coding sequence ATGAAATTCAAGGTAGTCGCAGAGTTCAGCCCAACCGGTGATCAGCCCCAGGCTATAAAACAATTGGTAGAGGGCATCGAATCGGGGGTCGAACACCAAACGTTGTTGGGGGTTACGGGATCGGGCAAGACCTTTACGGTTGCCAATGTGATTGAAAAGGTACAGCGGCCTACCCTTGTACTGGCCCACAACAAGACACTAGCCGCCCAGCTATATTCAGAGTTCAAACAGTTTTTTCCTGATAATGCCATCGAGTATTTTGTCTCGTATTACGATTATTACCAACCCGAGGCTTATATACCCACGAGCGGCACCTATATCGAGAAAGACCTTTCTATCAACGAGGATATAGAAAAAATGCGTTTGAGCACCACCTCGTCGCTACTTTCAGGAAGAAGGGACGTGTTGGTCGTGGCATCGGTCTCGTGCCTATATGGCATTGGAAACCCGGTGGAGTTTCAAAAGAACGTCATTTCCATCCACCGAGATCAGGTGATTCCGCGCACCAAGTTCTTAAAACTCTTGGTACAGAGCCTATATTCGCGTACCACGGCAGATTTTAAAAACGGGAACTTTAGGGTAAAGGGCGATGTGGTGGATGTGTTTCCGGGGTATGCCGATCATGCCTTCCGCATTCATTTTTTTGGGGATGAGATTGAGGAAATAGAAGCGTTGGACCCGTTCAACAACAATGTCATCGAGGTCTACGACCACCTCAACATTTACCCCGCCAATATGTTCGTGACCTCGCCAGATGTGCTACAAAATGCCATACACCAAATTCAGGATGATTTGGTAAAACAGGTCAACTATTTCAAGGAAATCGGTAGGCCTTTGGAAGCCAAACGGCTCGAAGAGCGTACCAACTTTGATTTGGAAATGATCCGTGAGCTCGGCTATTGTTCGGGCATCGAAAACTATTCGAGATATCTGGATGGCCGTGAACCGGGCACACGGCCTTTCTGCCTTCTGGATTACTTTCCGAAGGACTATCTCATGGTGATCGACGAGAGCCACGTGACCATTCCGCAGGTACATGCCATGTACGGGGGCGACCGTTCGAGAAAGGAGAATTTGGTCGATTACGGATTTCGACTGCCCGCTGCCCTCGACAACCGCCCGTTGAAGTTCGAGGAATTCGAGGCGCTACAGAACCAAGTCATCTATGTTAGTGCCACACCCGCTGATTATGAATTGCAGCTCAGCCAAGGCATCTACGTTGAGCAGGTAATACGCCCCACTGGGTTATTGGACCCCGAAATTGAGGTTCGGCCCAGCCAAAACCAAATCGATGACCTGGTCGAAGAGATACAAAAGCGGGTAGAGCTCGATGAACGTGTATTGGTAACCACTCTAACCAAGAGAATGGCCGAGGAACTGACCAAATACCTCACACGCATAGATGTTCGGTGCAGGTATATACACAGCGATGTCGATACCCTTGAACGGGTAGAGATCATGCAAGACCTGCGCAAAGGACTTTTTGATGTGCTCATCGGGGTCAACCTGTTGCGCGAGGGACTCGATTTGCCAGAAGTTTCACTGGTGGCCATTCTCGATGCCGACAAAGAGGGGTTTTTACGGAGCAACCGTTCGTTGATCCAGACGGTGGGGCGGGCCGCAAGGCACCTGAACGGGAAGGCCATCATGTACGCCGATACCATTACCGAGAGCATGCAAAAGACCATTGATGAGACCAACTACCGTCGTGAAAAGCAGATGGCCTACAATACCGAGCACGGCATTACGCCCACCGCACTCAACAAAAGCTTGGACAATGCCCTGGCAAAAAATTCGGTCTCTACCTACCACTTTGAAAAAGAGGAACTACGGGCCGCAGAACCCGATTTGGCGTATCTGACCCCGACACAGCGTGAAAAATTGATCCGCGATAAGCGCAGGGCCATGGAAAAAGCCGCGAAGGAACTCAACTTTATGGAAGCGGCAAAGCTGCGCGATGAAATCAAAATGCTGCAAGAACAGGAGTAG
- a CDS encoding T9SS type B sorting domain-containing protein, which yields MMKKLLYILFLGIGFASYSQECPDLLSPVDGATNVPVDATITWEAIPGIPGYQIRLGTTPGGGELGVTSVGSATSYTPPQGLPDNTQIYVTIILDFLFQGGSDIVCESQSFTTEDVTTPPACTSIRTPQDGAVDVSVFTNISWNYAPTATGYRVTVGTTPGGNDVVNDFDVGNVLTYNPPGEFDPNTTFYVRIVPYNENGAAPNCQESTFITGDVAPLPGCTSLITPVNGAINVPLTPFLEWVPVPGATGYRVTIGTTPTNANILDSAVFTTNSTFVIDFEPNLTFFVRIVPFNDSGEAIGCGQESFSTLLGCGPFLDLTTGEFVSFNPEVVFPPVFSFCENDDPLVLTAPIIADGYRWYSVDPFDNVSLISENRELTVDQVGDYQLEVYDIISQPGGVIECGTTVDFEVVSSEIATLERLDISEMALGLRIEVVASGNGDYEYAIDDVNGPYQDSNVFNGVQPGNHTLYVRDKNGCGVVEESFEQDLTVEGFPKFFTPNGDNINDFWQFIQPEGQNIVLTSIRIFDRYGKLLTEIRQDSQGWDGTFNGRQLPADDYWYLAIDDSNREVRGHFSLKR from the coding sequence ATGATGAAAAAATTGCTGTACATCCTTTTTTTGGGAATTGGTTTTGCGTCTTATTCCCAAGAATGTCCAGATTTGCTGAGTCCGGTCGACGGCGCCACCAACGTTCCGGTCGATGCCACCATTACTTGGGAAGCGATACCTGGCATTCCTGGATACCAGATTAGATTGGGCACAACCCCGGGTGGCGGTGAGCTGGGCGTTACCTCAGTGGGGAGCGCCACTTCGTATACACCCCCACAGGGCCTTCCCGACAACACACAGATATATGTGACCATCATTCTTGATTTTCTTTTTCAAGGAGGCTCAGACATTGTATGTGAAAGCCAATCGTTTACCACGGAAGACGTGACCACGCCCCCAGCCTGTACCTCTATTCGCACTCCACAAGATGGTGCGGTAGATGTTAGCGTGTTTACCAATATCTCTTGGAACTATGCCCCAACCGCCACAGGGTACCGGGTAACGGTGGGCACCACCCCTGGTGGCAACGACGTTGTGAATGATTTTGATGTTGGCAACGTGCTGACATACAACCCGCCTGGTGAGTTTGACCCCAATACCACCTTTTATGTTCGCATTGTGCCCTATAACGAAAACGGGGCGGCCCCCAATTGCCAAGAATCAACCTTTATAACGGGTGATGTTGCCCCACTTCCAGGCTGTACAAGCCTTATAACTCCAGTAAACGGGGCCATCAACGTGCCGTTGACCCCCTTTCTGGAATGGGTGCCCGTGCCGGGCGCTACGGGGTATAGGGTCACTATTGGCACTACCCCTACCAATGCAAACATACTGGACAGTGCCGTATTTACGACCAATTCCACCTTTGTGATCGATTTTGAACCGAACCTGACCTTTTTTGTGCGCATCGTTCCGTTCAACGATTCGGGCGAGGCCATCGGTTGCGGACAGGAATCGTTCTCGACCCTCTTGGGCTGTGGACCCTTCTTGGATTTGACCACTGGCGAGTTCGTTAGTTTTAATCCAGAAGTTGTTTTCCCGCCCGTGTTCTCATTTTGTGAAAACGATGATCCACTGGTGCTTACCGCCCCCATTATTGCCGACGGATACCGATGGTATAGCGTGGACCCTTTTGATAATGTATCGTTGATCTCTGAAAACAGGGAGCTGACGGTAGACCAGGTTGGCGACTACCAATTGGAGGTCTATGACATTATATCACAGCCCGGCGGGGTCATAGAATGTGGTACAACCGTCGATTTTGAAGTGGTATCCTCTGAAATAGCGACCCTTGAACGATTGGATATTTCTGAAATGGCGCTGGGCCTTCGTATCGAGGTAGTGGCCAGCGGCAATGGCGATTATGAATATGCCATTGACGATGTCAATGGACCTTACCAAGACAGCAACGTTTTCAACGGTGTGCAGCCCGGCAACCATACGCTGTATGTAAGGGACAAGAACGGTTGCGGTGTTGTGGAGGAAAGCTTCGAGCAAGACCTTACAGTTGAAGGGTTTCCCAAGTTTTTTACCCCCAATGGAGACAACATCAACGATTTTTGGCAGTTCATTCAGCCCGAGGGCCAGAACATTGTGCTGACAAGTATTCGCATCTTTGACCGCTACGGAAAACTTTTGACGGAAATCAGACAAGACTCCCAAGGCTGGGACGGCACCTTCAATGGGAGGCAGCTACCGGCAGACGATTATTGGTATTTGGCCATTGATGACAGCAACCGGGAGGTTCGGGGGCACTTCTCTCTAAAACGCTGA